The following are encoded together in the Octopus sinensis linkage group LG15, ASM634580v1, whole genome shotgun sequence genome:
- the LOC118766197 gene encoding uncharacterized protein LOC118766197, translating to MEDLLTETCSMLNSLLSKIDTLFANIASTIITIQNILSKNNQANTTDNTNLLAGPPQSQRTTNDEETKTDTNQEEPLKPQDWNKLLNQRKYAYWKSIRCKNRANIYQNWRDLKNPILPRKFLIKEIRGETLEETTIRATLALCRLETEISLLQTRSAHQEDKIKTIDTVIMAEITEKNNKQNKEKLQQLWKEDTKREEERSRIMWTKQHEWFLNYEKNYGEESIMKTKKLPKQMNRYNKPTPQTYWTPRHQNKPYQTQTKIPLLTLPNPPLTDTQNMKDNHQPKTPQKQTHHQQDEHNTYNQQPITLGEKK from the coding sequence ATGGAAGATCTACTCACAGAAACCTGTAGTATGTTAAATTCACTTCTCTCAAAAATTGATACGCTCTTTGCAAACATTGCttcaacaataattacaatccAAAATATTCTCTCTAAAAATAATCAAGCAAACACAACTGACAACACAAATCTTCTGGCGGGACCACCCCAATCACAAAGGACAACAAATGACGAAGAAACAAAAACTGACACAAACCAAGAAGAACCTTTAAAACCCCAAGACTGGAACAAACTTCTAAACCAACGCAAATATGCTTATTGGAAAAGCATACGCTGTAAGAACAGAGCCAACATATATCAAAACTGGCGGGACTTGAAGAACCCAATACTCCCTAGAAAATTTCTTATCAAAGAAATAAGGGGTGAAACACTAGAAGAAACAACAATACGTGCAACCCTAGCCCTCTGCCGACTAGAAACGGAAATTTCCCTTCTACAAACACGAAGCGCACACCAGGAAGATAAGATTAAAACAATCGATACCGTCATAATGGCCGAGATAACAGAAAAGAACAAtaagcaaaacaaagaaaaactacaaCAATTATGGAAAGAGGATACCAAACGAGAGGAGGAAAGATCCAGAATTATGTGGACCAAACAACATGAATGGTTTTTAAACTACGAAAAGAACTATGGGGAAGAATCAATTATGAAGACAAAGAAACTACCAAAACAAATGAATAGAtacaacaaaccaacaccacaaaCATATTGGACTCCCAGACATCAAAATAAGCCCTACCAAACACAAACCAAAATCCCGCTCCTTACACTGCCGAACCCCCCATTAACAGATacacaaaatatgaaagacaaccATCAACCcaaaaccccacaaaaacaaacacaccaccagcaaGACGAGCACAATACATACAACCAACAACCTATAACACTTGGAGAGAAGAAATAG